GCCTCTTGCCTGGGAAAATGAAAGTACTTGCCACTTCTAGCCaggctacataactttgcatcATCAGCGTGACCTGACAGGTCATTAAattgtaatttcaaataaatcatAATTCTTTATCAGTTTTTATCTTTGAACCCTCTGTTTCCAGGTGCTGTGGGTCAAACTGTGATCTATCCTTTCACGTCTACCTGTGCTGTCAGAGGATCCACTGTCACCCTCCCCTGCACCTTCACACCTCTGAAGTCTTTCAGTGATGGTGGGAGAGAAGTTCCACTAAAGATCGTCAGAGTCCGCTGGTGTCAGAACCATGAGATCTGTCAGGGCAGCACTCCGTCTGTGTTTGACAGTAACTCAACAAACAACGATCCTCGTTATCAATATCTGGGAGACATGAAGACAAACTGCACTTTACAGATCAGAGATGTTCAGCAGGGAGACAGCGCAACCTTTCGCTTCAGGATGGAAGCTGATCATCCTGAAGGACATTTTACTAACACGACAGGAGTGACTGTCAGAGTTGATGGTGAGAGAAAAATATCCTgacattaataataaataaatataaatgagcATTTCGTGAAACTAATGAACACTTTGAATTTAGATTcgactaaaataataataatcagctCCAGTGATGATAAAAAGTTGAGCAGAGGTGAAACCGTCACACTGCTCTGTGCTTCAGTCTGCACTTTCCACCAACTGGAGGTCACCTGGTTCAAAGATGGCCAC
The genomic region above belongs to Oreochromis niloticus isolate F11D_XX linkage group LG11, O_niloticus_UMD_NMBU, whole genome shotgun sequence and contains:
- the LOC102079872 gene encoding sialic acid-binding Ig-like lectin 10 isoform X2; translation: MAVWDKNLLWSFMFLLAGAVGQTVIYPFTSTCAVRGSTVTLPCTFTPLKSFSDGGREVPLKIVRVRWCQNHEICQGSTPSVFDSNSTNNDPRYQYLGDMKTNCTLQIRDVQQGDSATFRFRMEADHPEGHFTNTTGVTVRVDDSTKIIIISSSDDKKLSRGETVTLLCASVCTFHQLEVTWFKDGHGLSETGPSLHLYSLTAEDSGNYTCALKKNMKTLSEPYSLQEEAGAGGNLPPIPGVVFVVLLAVIALILFIIKRGQLSFVSAACLSVNIKPTAQRGEGRTIRRNLVQIQLELLGQVILLQEAESGWR